A genomic stretch from Antarcticibacterium flavum includes:
- the rseP gene encoding RIP metalloprotease RseP, translated as MDPFIIKAIQLLLSLSLLIVLHELGHFIPAKLFKTRVEKFYLFFDVKFALFKKKIGGTEYGIGWLPLGGYVKISGMIDESMDKEQMAQPPKPWEFRSKPAWQRLIIMLGGVTVNLVLGFLIYMMVLFVWGSGYVSADDMPRGFAVAENFKEFGFEDGDRVLAINGEELENSIDVNRYLFLRDVKNITVLRQSGEQEVISLPDDIGSYMFQEGIMQPFIPIQSPVLDSVVAETAAERAGLQKGDSLISLNNVEIGYWHELAPITTEAKNKEIEVVFSREGEIMSTKVTPDDDGKLGVYPSGRGFQVQKREYSIGESISEGFDYGYWTLHDYVAQFKYVFTAKGATQVGGFGAIGGLFPDAWNWQGFWLATALISIILAFMNILPIPALDGGHVVFLMYEIVTGRKPNEKFMEYAQLVGFFILIALVLFANGNDIYRWLFE; from the coding sequence ATGGATCCATTTATAATAAAAGCAATACAATTACTTCTTAGTTTATCATTACTTATTGTTTTACACGAGCTGGGGCACTTTATCCCTGCAAAATTATTCAAGACCCGGGTTGAGAAATTCTATTTGTTCTTTGATGTAAAATTTGCCCTTTTCAAGAAGAAAATTGGGGGGACAGAATATGGTATTGGCTGGCTACCCCTGGGGGGTTACGTGAAGATATCAGGGATGATAGACGAGAGCATGGATAAGGAGCAAATGGCCCAGCCGCCAAAGCCCTGGGAGTTTAGGAGTAAACCGGCATGGCAAAGGCTTATCATTATGCTTGGAGGGGTGACCGTGAACCTTGTTCTTGGTTTCCTCATCTATATGATGGTGCTGTTTGTATGGGGTAGCGGCTATGTAAGTGCCGATGATATGCCCCGCGGATTTGCAGTGGCTGAAAATTTCAAGGAGTTTGGATTCGAGGATGGGGACAGGGTACTGGCCATTAATGGGGAGGAACTTGAGAATTCCATTGATGTGAACAGGTATTTGTTCCTAAGGGATGTGAAGAATATTACTGTGCTTCGCCAGAGCGGGGAACAGGAGGTGATCTCCTTACCAGATGATATTGGCTCCTATATGTTCCAGGAAGGGATCATGCAACCGTTTATTCCAATCCAATCGCCGGTGCTGGACTCTGTTGTGGCAGAAACCGCTGCTGAAAGGGCCGGACTGCAAAAAGGTGATAGCCTAATCTCGCTTAATAATGTGGAAATAGGTTACTGGCACGAGCTTGCGCCCATTACTACTGAAGCAAAGAACAAGGAAATTGAAGTGGTGTTTAGCCGCGAGGGAGAGATAATGAGCACCAAAGTAACTCCCGACGATGATGGGAAACTTGGGGTATATCCATCTGGCCGGGGATTCCAGGTACAGAAAAGGGAATATAGTATCGGTGAGAGTATCTCTGAAGGTTTTGATTATGGCTACTGGACCCTACACGATTATGTAGCCCAGTTCAAATATGTCTTCACCGCAAAAGGAGCTACCCAGGTTGGCGGATTTGGAGCCATAGGTGGCCTGTTTCCCGATGCGTGGAACTGGCAGGGCTTCTGGCTGGCAACCGCGCTTATTTCCATCATTCTTGCGTTTATGAACATACTTCCTATTCCTGCACTGGACGGGGGGCATGTGGTGTTCCTTATGTATGAGATCGTAACCGGAAGAAAACCTAATGAGAAATTCATGGAGTATGCACAGCTGGTAGGTTTCTTCATACTAATCGCCCTGGTACTATTTGCCAATGGGAATGATATTTACCGCTGGTTGTTTGAGTAA
- a CDS encoding nicotinate phosphoribosyltransferase has product MINFSATYTDQYQLAMAEVYFNNGHKDHIAVFDYYYRKNPFQGGYAVFAGLEDLLRILQDLKFTKKDLEYLRKGGFSDKFLSYLKNFRFTGTIYASHEGDIVFPNRPILQVEANIIEAQIIETMLLNLLNFQTLVATKASRIRLVAGNRHLMEFGMRRAQGAGSYHASRAAIIGGFNGTSNVIASEDFNIPVSGTMAHSFIQSFDDELEAFRSFAKGRPNNCVLLVDTYNTLSSGLPNSITVAKEMEQRGQKLAGIRLDSGDLAYLARESRKMLDNAGLDYVKIIASNQLDEYVVKSLLEQKAPIDIFGIGTSLVTGQPDAALDGVYKLSMSNGKPRLKISETLAKITIPHIKQVYRIRDKNGELIGADAITLREETELEKIYDPVGPLKSLPVKEFYMEPLLHKVMENGHIQIESRSVWDIAEYAAERLESLPPEYKRFDNPHIYKIGISRRLKEERENLIKKYKKMDHEDVDHN; this is encoded by the coding sequence ATGATCAATTTTTCAGCGACTTATACAGACCAGTACCAGCTGGCGATGGCAGAGGTCTATTTTAATAATGGCCACAAAGACCACATTGCGGTCTTTGATTACTATTACAGGAAAAACCCTTTCCAGGGTGGTTATGCTGTTTTTGCCGGCCTCGAAGACCTGCTACGCATTCTTCAGGATCTCAAATTCACCAAAAAAGACCTGGAATATCTAAGAAAAGGCGGATTTTCAGATAAATTTCTATCATATCTAAAGAACTTCAGGTTCACAGGTACTATCTATGCGAGCCATGAAGGTGATATTGTATTTCCAAACAGGCCCATATTACAGGTGGAAGCAAATATCATAGAGGCACAAATCATTGAGACCATGTTGCTTAACCTTCTCAACTTTCAAACCCTTGTTGCCACAAAGGCCAGCAGGATAAGACTGGTAGCCGGGAATAGGCATTTAATGGAGTTTGGGATGAGAAGGGCGCAGGGTGCAGGTAGTTATCACGCCAGCCGGGCTGCAATAATTGGAGGTTTTAACGGGACCAGTAATGTTATTGCGTCAGAGGATTTTAATATTCCTGTGTCTGGTACCATGGCTCATTCTTTTATCCAAAGTTTTGATGATGAGCTGGAAGCCTTCCGTAGTTTTGCAAAGGGAAGGCCAAATAATTGTGTGTTGCTTGTAGATACTTATAACACCCTCTCCAGTGGTCTTCCAAATAGCATTACGGTTGCAAAGGAGATGGAGCAAAGAGGACAAAAGCTCGCAGGCATAAGGTTGGATAGTGGCGATCTCGCCTATCTGGCCAGGGAAAGCCGTAAAATGCTGGATAATGCCGGGCTTGATTATGTAAAGATCATTGCATCCAATCAATTGGATGAATATGTAGTTAAAAGTTTACTGGAACAAAAAGCACCCATTGATATTTTTGGGATAGGTACCAGCCTGGTGACAGGCCAGCCAGATGCGGCACTGGACGGGGTTTACAAGTTAAGCATGTCCAATGGGAAACCCAGGTTGAAAATATCTGAGACCCTTGCTAAGATCACCATTCCCCATATAAAGCAGGTTTATCGCATTAGGGATAAAAATGGCGAACTTATAGGGGCCGATGCGATCACGCTGCGGGAGGAAACCGAACTTGAAAAGATCTATGACCCCGTAGGCCCTTTAAAATCGCTTCCGGTTAAGGAATTTTATATGGAACCCCTTCTGCATAAGGTAATGGAGAATGGCCACATTCAAATTGAATCAAGAAGCGTTTGGGATATAGCTGAATATGCTGCGGAAAGACTGGAATCCCTCCCACCGGAATATAAACGTTTTGACAATCCGCACATCTATAAAATAGGGATTAGCCGAAGGCTGAAAGAGGAAAGAGAAAACCTGATAAAGAAATATAAAAAAATGGACCATGAAGACGTTGATCATAATTGA
- a CDS encoding macro domain-containing protein — MKIAYGKVEIEVIRGNIASQPDVDAVVNAANAQLAPGGGVAGALHAAAGPGLYEECNPLAPILPGEAVITSAHNLPNKKIIHCLGPVYGKDKPEDSLLSNCYANALRLANENELSSIAFPAISTGAFGYPFKEATNVAFKTILKELPALKHLQRIKFVMYSEGDYNHYLQKLKQLEEEN; from the coding sequence ATGAAAATAGCGTATGGAAAGGTAGAAATTGAAGTTATTCGCGGGAATATTGCCTCCCAACCAGATGTAGATGCCGTGGTAAATGCCGCGAATGCACAACTTGCTCCCGGAGGGGGAGTGGCAGGTGCCTTACACGCAGCAGCCGGGCCGGGATTATATGAAGAGTGTAATCCACTGGCCCCAATTTTACCCGGGGAAGCTGTTATAACCTCTGCCCACAACCTTCCCAATAAAAAGATCATTCATTGCTTAGGCCCTGTATATGGAAAGGACAAACCTGAAGATAGCCTTCTGTCAAATTGCTATGCCAATGCACTTAGGCTTGCAAATGAAAATGAACTCAGCAGTATTGCATTTCCTGCAATCTCAACAGGTGCCTTTGGTTATCCCTTTAAAGAAGCTACAAATGTTGCCTTTAAAACTATTTTAAAGGAACTTCCTGCACTTAAACATTTGCAAAGGATTAAATTTGTTATGTACAGTGAAGGCGACTATAACCATTATCTTCAAAAACTAAAGCAGCTAGAGGAGGAGAACTAA
- a CDS encoding esterase codes for MKNFLFLTLLILFTTSGFSQQALQGAGDIVSPEVHEDNSVSFRLHAPSAGEVKISGEWLPQENGNTIPVEMSKNEDNIWTYTTEPLPSNLYSYSFIVDGLRITDPNNVHQIRDVATVSNILMVGNGKADNYMVTNVPHGTVSRRWYKSPSNKDNPGRRITIYTPPGYEDSSENYPVLYLLHGMGGDEEAWMALGRTSQILDNLIAQGKAKPMIVVMPNGNYSQEAAPGESSKGFYKPNFQLPNTMEGSMESSFPDVINFIESNYRVKADKENRAIAGLSMGGFHSLHISRFYPNMFDYVGLFSPGINPFEKTNSPVYENIEETLKKQKENGIELYWIAIGKTDFLYKSVEDFRKTLDKIEMDYEYVETEGGHTWSNWRDYLVEFTPQLFQE; via the coding sequence ATGAAAAATTTTCTATTTCTAACTCTTTTAATACTCTTCACCACCTCCGGATTTTCCCAACAGGCACTTCAAGGAGCCGGGGACATTGTCTCTCCAGAGGTACACGAGGACAATTCTGTAAGTTTCAGGCTTCACGCTCCTAGTGCCGGGGAGGTGAAAATAAGTGGAGAATGGCTTCCCCAGGAAAACGGGAACACCATCCCTGTGGAAATGAGCAAAAATGAAGATAATATATGGACCTATACCACAGAACCACTTCCCTCAAACCTTTACAGCTATTCATTTATTGTAGACGGGTTGAGAATTACAGATCCTAATAATGTTCATCAAATAAGGGATGTGGCCACAGTTAGTAATATCTTAATGGTAGGTAACGGAAAGGCCGATAATTATATGGTGACCAACGTACCGCACGGTACGGTCTCGAGGAGATGGTACAAATCTCCATCAAACAAGGATAATCCCGGTAGAAGAATAACAATTTACACTCCCCCCGGATATGAAGATAGTTCTGAGAACTATCCCGTCCTATACCTGCTTCACGGGATGGGAGGGGATGAGGAAGCCTGGATGGCCCTTGGACGCACATCCCAGATCCTTGATAATTTGATCGCACAGGGGAAAGCCAAACCTATGATTGTGGTGATGCCCAATGGAAATTATTCTCAGGAGGCTGCACCCGGCGAATCCTCAAAAGGATTTTATAAGCCCAATTTTCAACTGCCAAATACCATGGAAGGAAGTATGGAAAGCTCATTTCCAGATGTCATAAATTTCATAGAAAGCAATTACAGGGTAAAAGCCGATAAAGAGAACAGGGCCATCGCAGGCCTATCCATGGGAGGATTCCACTCCCTGCACATTTCCAGGTTCTATCCAAATATGTTTGACTATGTAGGCCTCTTCTCCCCTGGCATTAATCCATTCGAAAAAACCAATTCTCCCGTTTATGAAAATATAGAGGAAACTCTTAAAAAGCAAAAAGAGAACGGGATCGAACTCTACTGGATCGCCATAGGGAAAACCGATTTTCTCTACAAAAGCGTGGAGGATTTTCGAAAAACCCTGGATAAGATTGAAATGGACTATGAATATGTTGAAACCGAAGGTGGCCACACCTGGTCTAACTGGCGGGATTACCTGGTGGAATTTACGCCACAGCTATTTCAAGAGTAG